AGTACAGGTAATTTGTTAGCCGCCTGGCAACCCTTATTATTCGCTGGTGTTTTAACCGTCGGAATTGGTCATACTTTGCAAGTCGTCGGGCAACGTTCTGCCCCGGCATCTCACGCGGCTATCATCATGAGTCTGGAGGCGGTCTTTGCGGCTCTGGGAGGGTGGCTATGGCTAAATGAACATCTGGATACCCGACAGTTTACCGGTTGTGCGCTCATGCTGGCAGGTGTGTTGTTATCGCAATTACCATTATCCCGTCGGACCAAAGTAACTACTGATAAAACCGCGCCTGAAAACGCCTGATAATTTAATTACGTTATTGCATGATACGGCAGACAACTCTGCCGTATTTAACTAACATAGCGGTTAAAACACTATCTGTTAAATCGCCGTCTTCCGCGTGTTCCAGCGACGTAAAACATCTTCCTCAAACTGACCATTGATCGATAAACCACAACTACACTTTATGAAATAATAAGTACCATAACCATTTTGAAATCCTGCACTGCACGTCACCTCTTCACCACAACACGGACAAGGTAATTCCTTTTGTGATGGATTTTCCTCTGTATTCATAATCTGCCCTTAAGCTTTTATTCTGCGAACTTAACAGTTCCTAACAGTTGAGCTTAATCACCAGAAGCCATAGCTATCAGCACCAGCCTGGAATGTCATCCAGACCAGTTAAAGCAAGATTTTGCATCAGGCCGACACACAGGTCCGAATCAGTCATCCACTTGTGCAAAATACTCCACCAGTTTGTCCAGCATTACCCTCAATGCTGCTGGCTGTTTTTTACGGGAATGGTACACACCATAAATATTCAGTGTCTGAGGCTCATAGTCCGGCAACAGCTGTACCAACTGTCCACTGCGAATATGCTCGATAACTGAGTGACGCGGCTGCATCGCAATTCCGACACTGTTAAGTGTTGCTCCCAATACCACCATAGAGTCATTCGCAGTAAAGTTGCCGCGGACAGCGACAGCGCTGGGCTCTCCATCCCGGTTAAATGACCAGAGGCTGTTACCAAAATAGGAGTACGTCAGACAATTATGTTGTGACAATTCCTGCAAGCGCACTGGAGTGCCATGTGCTTCCAAATATTCCGGCGTCGCACATATTACCGAGCGGCATACACCCAACGGGCGGGCGATAAGATTCGGATCTATCTCCTGACTGATACGTATCGCCAGATCAATGCGTTCAGCGACTAAATCGATTACCTGGCCACTTATATGAAAATCCACAGACGTCTGTGGATAATCTCGTAAATACTGTTTGATCAGCGGCGCCAGAACATCCTGTGCCAGATACTGTGAACAACTGATACGCAGCAGCCCTTGTGGTCCACTCAGATCAGCGTCACTCAGCGCAGGTAAATAGTCAGCAATATCCAGTAACTGCCTGCAATGCTGCAGTGCCGTTTCGCCCGCGGACGTCAGGCTTAAGCGCCGGGTAGAACGGTGTAGCAAGCGACTACCTGCCCAATTTTCCATTTCGCTCAGATAACGGGTAATCATCGACCGGGACATATCCAGCCGTTCTCCAGCAGCAGCCATAGTGCCTTGTTCAACAATAGTGACAAACACTTGCGCAGCGGTTATTCGGTCCATATTAAGCCTCCCCTAAAGCAGTTAAGACAACCTTGGCCTAAAAATATTCGTTCGATATAAGCAACAATTACTGCCGATTAAACCCGTATTCCAATCGATATAGGAAATATAAGCTTAATTAAAATCTGACGCTATAAATCTGGAGAACTACATGAAAGCTTCAAGCAAAGCTACATTCAGCCGCCGTCGCATGCTGGCGGTACTGGGTGCAACTGTACTCGGTATTGCCGGCCTTAGCGGTTGTGCTTCAAACACTGCAACCCCATCTGCTGCACTCACTGTCGACGTATACAATCCGAAAGAAACTGCTATTTTCCCAGCCAGTTCCAGCATCATCAGCGGCCCTAGTGAAGCAATTCTTATCGACGCTCAATTCCAGAAAAATGATGCGCAAAAGTTAGTTGATATGCTTCAAGCCGGCGGGAAAACCCTGAAAGCGGTATACATCAGCCACGGTGATCCGGATTACTACTTCGGCCTGGATGTTATTCGTGCAAATTTTCCGGAAGTAAAAGTCTACGCAAGCCCAACAACTCACGCGTATATTGCCGCCAGTATGAAACCAAAACTGGCCTATTGGGGGCCAATCCTCAAAGATAATGCACCATCTGAACTGATCCTGCCGGAACAGTTACCCGGTGATACCCTGACAGTAGACGGTCAGGAAATTAAGGTCATCGGCCTGAACGGTAACGATCCAAAGCACACCTTCGTTTGGGTACCATCAGCTAAGACCGTCACCGGTGGCGTTATCGTGTACGAGAATCAGCATGTTTGGATGGCAGACAATCAGACCGAAGAATCTCGCCAGAAATGGCTGCAAACGCTGGAAAATATCAAAGCACTGCAACCAAAAACCGTTGTACCTGGCCATTATCTGGCAACACCCCGCCTGAATACCCGTTCTGTAGACTTCACCCGGGACTATGTTCTCAACTTCGAAGCGCAAGCTAAACAGGCAAAAGATGCAGCGGACCTGCGTGAACGCATGATCAGGCTCTACCCAGACTTTCCTCAGGACGTAGGTCTGGATATCAGCACGAAAGTTAGAATGGGCGAAATGCAGTGGCCCCAGTAATCAGAAACAAATTCTGACTTCAGCGACAGCCCGGCAATAGCCGGGCTTTGTTCGTCTCAGACTCTTTTAAATCCAAATTTTTATGAAATAAGAAATCTTATTAACAGGGTATACAAAGTAAAGACGCGCTAATTCATTCAATTAAAAGCAATAAGCAGGATAAGACCAGAAACAAGAACACGCACAAAAAGACAATACATTGCTAAAAATGTGCACAATCTGAAATTTATATTGTAGACACTATTTTCCACAAGGTTTATCTTAGCCTTAACTAATGTGCCTCACCTGGCAGATTAGACATGGAATACAACAATAAAAAATACAGGTGCATAACATGGCAAACCAAGACGACGCTGCACACAGCGATCTGGTCTTTGGACTGGATGATAAACCCAGCTTTTCCGTTTCCACATTTGCAGCACTGCAACACGTGCTGGCGAGTTTCATCGGTATCATTACCCCTACCCTGATCGTTGGTGGCGTACTTGGCTTAGGCAGTGAAGTGCCTTACCTGGTAAGCATGGCGTTGATCGTATCCGGTATAGGTACCTTCATTCAGGCACGACGCATAGGACCTATCGGCTCTGGTTTGTTATGCGTTCAGGGCACCAGCTTTGCCTT
The DNA window shown above is from Aliamphritea ceti and carries:
- a CDS encoding LysR family transcriptional regulator, translated to MDRITAAQVFVTIVEQGTMAAAGERLDMSRSMITRYLSEMENWAGSRLLHRSTRRLSLTSAGETALQHCRQLLDIADYLPALSDADLSGPQGLLRISCSQYLAQDVLAPLIKQYLRDYPQTSVDFHISGQVIDLVAERIDLAIRISQEIDPNLIARPLGVCRSVICATPEYLEAHGTPVRLQELSQHNCLTYSYFGNSLWSFNRDGEPSAVAVRGNFTANDSMVVLGATLNSVGIAMQPRHSVIEHIRSGQLVQLLPDYEPQTLNIYGVYHSRKKQPAALRVMLDKLVEYFAQVDD
- a CDS encoding MBL fold metallo-hydrolase, whose translation is MKASSKATFSRRRMLAVLGATVLGIAGLSGCASNTATPSAALTVDVYNPKETAIFPASSSIISGPSEAILIDAQFQKNDAQKLVDMLQAGGKTLKAVYISHGDPDYYFGLDVIRANFPEVKVYASPTTHAYIAASMKPKLAYWGPILKDNAPSELILPEQLPGDTLTVDGQEIKVIGLNGNDPKHTFVWVPSAKTVTGGVIVYENQHVWMADNQTEESRQKWLQTLENIKALQPKTVVPGHYLATPRLNTRSVDFTRDYVLNFEAQAKQAKDAADLRERMIRLYPDFPQDVGLDISTKVRMGEMQWPQ